Proteins from one Listeria innocua genomic window:
- a CDS encoding aspartate-semialdehyde dehydrogenase: MTKSYHVAVVGATGAVGTQMIELLEEAATFKIKQVSFLSSIRSAGKKLSFRGEEVTIQEATPESFEGVDIALFSAGGSVSKALAKEAVKRGAIVIDNTSAYRMDPEVPLVVPEVNEKALFSHKGIIANPNCSTIQMVAALEPIREAYGLNRIIVSTYQAVSGSGVSAIQELKDGSRALLDNKEFTPEIMPVKGDKKHYPIAFNALPQIDVFTDNDYTYEEMKMINETKKIMEDDTIKVSATCVRIPVVSGHSESVYVEIEQEGVSAKDIQNALKTAPGVVLEDDPANQIYPQAIQAAGKKEVFVGRVRADIDDSKGFHMWIVSDNLLKGAAWNSIQIAESLVKLAII, encoded by the coding sequence ATGACAAAAAGCTATCATGTCGCAGTTGTAGGTGCTACTGGTGCAGTTGGTACCCAAATGATTGAATTACTAGAAGAGGCGGCGACTTTCAAGATAAAGCAAGTTTCGTTCTTGTCTTCTATTCGTTCTGCTGGAAAAAAATTATCCTTCCGTGGGGAAGAGGTAACTATTCAAGAAGCTACACCTGAGAGCTTTGAAGGCGTAGATATTGCCTTATTTAGTGCTGGAGGTTCCGTTTCTAAAGCACTTGCAAAAGAAGCTGTAAAACGTGGAGCCATTGTAATTGATAATACGAGCGCATATCGCATGGATCCTGAAGTGCCGCTTGTTGTTCCAGAAGTAAACGAAAAAGCGCTATTCTCACATAAAGGTATTATTGCTAACCCTAACTGCTCTACAATTCAAATGGTAGCAGCACTCGAACCGATTCGAGAAGCTTATGGTTTAAATCGAATTATTGTTTCTACTTATCAAGCTGTGTCTGGCTCCGGAGTAAGTGCTATTCAAGAACTTAAAGACGGCAGCAGAGCTCTTTTAGATAACAAAGAATTCACGCCAGAAATCATGCCAGTAAAAGGCGATAAAAAGCACTATCCAATTGCATTCAATGCCTTACCACAAATTGACGTTTTCACGGACAATGATTATACATACGAAGAAATGAAAATGATCAATGAAACGAAAAAAATCATGGAAGACGATACTATTAAAGTTTCTGCTACATGCGTTCGAATTCCAGTTGTTAGTGGACATTCAGAAAGTGTTTACGTTGAAATAGAACAAGAGGGAGTAAGTGCAAAAGATATTCAAAATGCATTAAAAACAGCTCCTGGTGTCGTTCTTGAAGATGATCCGGCAAATCAAATTTATCCGCAAGCCATTCAAGCTGCTGGTAAAAAAGAAGTGTTTGTTGGTCGCGTTCGCGCTGACATTGATGATTCTAAAGGCTTCCATATGTGGATTGTATCCGACAACCTACTTAAAGGCGCTGCATGGAATTCGATTCAAATTGCTGAAAGCTTAGTCAAACTAGCGATTATTTAG
- a CDS encoding peptidoglycan D,D-transpeptidase FtsI family protein, translating to MKLNFRKKKKDSTKKKRAIIPLRLNILFFIIFILFSVLILRLGIVQIVQGDTYKRQLEETDNVTVSKNVPRGSIYDRNYNLLVGNSAVKSITYTRSQQTETSETLHVAQTLQKLITIEPEKLTDRDLKDYWILTHQTESLNRLSAKEQALESSKAYKIQVEKVTNDDIAKLTTEDLKVATIYKKMTTGYAMTESVIKNKDVTDEEIARVSENMDSLPGVDTTTDWNRYYTYDETLRSILGSVSTAKEGLPKDKAEYYLSQGYSRNDRVGKSYLEAQYESVLAGSKSQSESVLDSKGNIIETVSKYEGSKGKDLVLSVDVEFQKAVEDILRKNIKQGKQYAGSDLFDRAFVVAMDPYSGEVLALAGQKLNDKGEFDDYSLGTFTTAYAMGSAVKGSTILGGIMDGAISNKTVFTDQPIALKGTKPKSSWFNRTGAGNRPLDPVGALEISSNSYMYQVAMKMGGAKYVPNGPLRAPLSTFDDMRYYYNQFGLGVKTGIDLPGEQVGYKGDDQTIGKILDFAIGQYDSYTPLQMAQYVSTIANGGSRIAPSMVKEIRNPSTNGDSVGTLATANEPKVLNKIGVSDNDIKTVQKGFYEVTHGSTGTARTVFTSSDYDVAGKTGTADAFYDGPKEGNKMASVWNTTFVGYAPVKKPEIAISVVVPWIYRPYGTDQKTNMKISKEVFDKYFELKKERAESNKDASKVEQPINNKEAAAKAQSEQTEN from the coding sequence GTGAAACTAAATTTTAGAAAAAAGAAAAAAGATTCCACTAAGAAGAAACGCGCCATCATTCCACTACGTTTAAATATTCTATTCTTTATAATTTTTATATTATTCTCCGTATTAATTTTACGACTTGGTATTGTTCAAATCGTGCAAGGGGATACGTACAAACGTCAATTAGAAGAAACAGATAATGTGACCGTTTCTAAGAATGTTCCACGTGGCAGTATTTATGACCGAAACTACAACTTATTAGTTGGTAATTCAGCAGTCAAATCGATTACCTACACAAGAAGCCAACAAACAGAAACTTCAGAAACACTTCACGTAGCTCAAACTTTACAAAAATTAATTACAATTGAACCAGAGAAACTAACCGATCGCGATTTGAAAGATTATTGGATTTTGACACATCAAACCGAGTCTTTAAATCGTCTATCTGCAAAAGAACAAGCGCTAGAATCTTCTAAAGCTTATAAAATCCAAGTTGAAAAAGTAACGAACGATGATATAGCTAAACTAACTACAGAAGATTTAAAAGTAGCAACAATTTATAAAAAAATGACAACAGGATACGCAATGACTGAGTCCGTTATTAAGAATAAAGATGTAACAGATGAAGAAATTGCCCGTGTTAGTGAAAACATGGATAGCTTACCAGGAGTTGATACAACGACAGACTGGAATCGCTATTACACTTATGACGAAACATTACGTTCTATTTTAGGTTCTGTTTCGACAGCAAAAGAAGGTCTACCAAAAGATAAAGCTGAGTACTACTTGTCTCAAGGATATAGCCGAAATGACCGTGTTGGTAAAAGTTATTTAGAAGCCCAATACGAAAGCGTTCTAGCTGGTTCAAAATCCCAATCTGAGAGCGTACTTGACTCTAAAGGAAATATAATCGAAACAGTAAGTAAGTATGAAGGATCAAAAGGAAAAGACTTAGTTCTTTCCGTAGATGTAGAATTCCAGAAAGCCGTGGAAGATATTTTACGTAAAAATATTAAACAAGGTAAACAATATGCTGGTTCTGACTTATTTGATCGTGCATTTGTAGTCGCAATGGACCCATATTCTGGAGAAGTTCTAGCACTTGCTGGTCAAAAACTAAATGACAAAGGCGAGTTTGATGACTACTCCTTAGGAACATTCACCACTGCTTATGCGATGGGTTCCGCTGTCAAAGGTTCCACAATTCTTGGGGGCATCATGGACGGCGCAATTTCAAACAAAACGGTCTTCACCGACCAACCAATTGCATTAAAAGGAACCAAACCGAAAAGTTCTTGGTTTAATAGAACCGGAGCAGGTAACCGACCACTGGATCCAGTTGGCGCACTAGAAATCTCATCTAACTCATATATGTATCAAGTGGCAATGAAGATGGGTGGCGCTAAGTATGTTCCAAATGGTCCACTAAGAGCTCCACTAAGTACATTTGATGATATGCGTTATTATTACAATCAATTTGGTTTAGGCGTTAAAACAGGTATTGATCTTCCTGGAGAACAAGTTGGCTACAAAGGGGACGACCAAACAATTGGTAAAATTCTCGATTTCGCCATCGGTCAGTATGATTCTTATACACCGCTTCAAATGGCGCAATACGTTTCAACAATCGCAAATGGAGGATCTAGAATTGCACCAAGTATGGTAAAAGAAATCCGCAATCCTAGTACAAATGGTGATTCTGTTGGAACTCTTGCAACCGCTAATGAACCAAAAGTTTTAAACAAAATCGGCGTTTCAGATAATGACATCAAAACAGTCCAAAAAGGTTTTTATGAAGTAACTCATGGCTCAACTGGTACAGCTAGAACAGTCTTTACATCGAGTGATTATGACGTTGCAGGTAAAACAGGAACAGCTGATGCCTTCTATGATGGACCAAAAGAAGGTAACAAAATGGCCAGTGTTTGGAATACAACATTTGTCGGTTATGCACCAGTTAAAAAACCAGAAATAGCGATTTCTGTAGTAGTACCTTGGATTTATCGTCCATATGGTACAGACCAAAAAACAAATATGAAGATTTCTAAAGAAGTTTTCGATAAATATTTCGAACTGAAAAAAGAACGTGCTGAATCCAATAAAGATGCTTCTAAAGTTGAACAACCAATTAACAATAAAGAAGCAGCTGCAAAAGCACAATCTGAACAAACCGAAAATTAA